Proteins encoded together in one Variovorax paradoxus window:
- a CDS encoding MoaD/ThiS family protein → MKVQIRYFASVREALATSGETVETGASTLAALRDELIARGGAYATALARGKAVRMALDQVMSDEAAALREGAEVAFFPPVTGG, encoded by the coding sequence ATGAAGGTCCAGATCCGTTATTTCGCCTCCGTGCGCGAGGCGCTTGCCACCAGCGGCGAAACCGTCGAAACAGGTGCCAGTACGCTGGCCGCCTTGCGCGACGAACTCATTGCCCGAGGCGGGGCATACGCCACGGCCCTTGCACGCGGCAAGGCCGTTCGCATGGCGCTCGACCAGGTCATGAGCGACGAGGCGGCCGCGCTCCGCGAGGGCGCCGAAGTCGCCTTCTTCCCGCCCGTTACGGGCGGCTGA
- a CDS encoding molybdenum cofactor biosynthesis protein MoaE — MSDARVSIQTADFDLGQEVAALRAGDKRVGAVCSFVGTVRDRNDGSSIASMELEHYPGMTEKAIEAMIDEAHKRFDVLGARVIHRVGLLQPLDQIMMVAVVSAHRGQSFEACEFLMDYLKTQAPFWKKEQTPEGARWVDARVSDDAALARWGIDVGNA; from the coding sequence ATGAGCGATGCACGCGTTTCGATCCAGACAGCCGATTTCGACCTGGGCCAGGAGGTTGCCGCGTTGCGTGCCGGCGACAAACGCGTGGGCGCGGTGTGCAGCTTTGTCGGCACAGTCAGGGACCGCAACGACGGCAGCTCCATCGCGTCGATGGAACTCGAGCATTACCCGGGCATGACCGAGAAGGCCATCGAAGCCATGATTGACGAGGCGCACAAGCGCTTCGATGTTTTGGGCGCACGCGTGATCCATCGCGTGGGGCTGCTGCAGCCGCTTGACCAGATCATGATGGTGGCGGTGGTCTCGGCCCACCGCGGCCAGAGCTTCGAGGCCTGCGAGTTCCTGATGGACTACCTGAAGACCCAGGCGCCGTTCTGGAAAAAAGAACAGACGCCCGAAGGCGCGCGATGGGTGGATGCGCGCGTCAGCGACGATGCGGCGCTGGCGCGGTGGGGTATTGATGTCGGCAATGCGTGA
- the mobB gene encoding molybdopterin-guanine dinucleotide biosynthesis protein B, translating to MKVIGFSGYSGSGKTTLVERLIPVLRLHGQRVSVVKHAHHKFDIDHPGKDTYRHREAGAFEVVVASDKRLALIREFEQPAQLTVHDLIAELHDGVDWVLVEGFKHSDLLKIEVWRAPEPGQPPRPSKYIDDAFVTAIATNAPEGLPAPTNLPMFDLDDIEGIAQWLIDSGSRFEYNPEHHG from the coding sequence ATGAAGGTGATCGGCTTTTCCGGGTACTCGGGTTCGGGCAAGACCACGCTGGTCGAGCGACTGATTCCGGTGCTCAGGCTCCATGGGCAGCGTGTGTCGGTGGTCAAGCATGCGCACCACAAGTTCGACATCGACCATCCGGGCAAGGACACCTATCGCCATCGAGAAGCCGGTGCCTTCGAGGTGGTCGTTGCATCGGACAAGCGGCTTGCGCTGATCCGCGAATTCGAGCAGCCCGCGCAGCTGACGGTGCACGACCTCATTGCGGAGCTTCACGATGGTGTCGACTGGGTGCTGGTCGAGGGCTTCAAGCACAGCGACCTGCTCAAGATCGAGGTTTGGCGCGCCCCCGAGCCGGGCCAGCCGCCGCGACCTTCGAAGTACATCGACGATGCGTTCGTGACCGCCATTGCCACCAACGCACCCGAAGGATTGCCGGCGCCTACCAACCTGCCCATGTTCGACCTCGACGACATCGAGGGCATCGCGCAGTGGCTGATCGACAGCGGAAGCCGCTTCGAATACAACCCCGAACATCATGGCTGA
- a CDS encoding molybdopterin molybdotransferase MoeA produces MADTAPSSRPPLMALDEALATLLEKAQPKLTAESVATFDADGRVLAQDLVSTLTVPPRDNSSMDGYAVRTADCAAPGALLQVAQRIPAGTVGTPLAAGTAARIFTGAQIPEGADAVVMQEDTQAVPQEGGLGAVRIQIAPTAGQWIRRAGEDVASGDVVLRKGERLTPAALGLAASIGFDRLQVARRPRVALLSTGDELVMPGEVAPEAMKPGAIYNSNRFFMRALLHRLGCEVNDLGIVPDKREATIEALRGAAESSDLIITTGGVSVGEEDHIKAAVQALGELQLWSLSMKPGKPFAYGSIPRGGGDAKGRCHVTGLPGNPVSSFLTFLLLVRPFLLTLQGATRVAPEPVPMRADFDWPRADKRREFLRARRNAAGGLDLFANQSSGVLTSMVWGDGVIDNPPSQPFKAGDTVKFIPLASLLA; encoded by the coding sequence ATGGCTGACACCGCTCCTTCATCGCGCCCGCCGCTGATGGCGCTCGACGAAGCGCTGGCAACTCTGCTCGAAAAAGCGCAGCCGAAGCTGACCGCCGAAAGCGTTGCCACCTTCGACGCGGACGGTCGGGTGCTCGCACAAGACCTGGTCTCCACGCTCACTGTGCCGCCGCGGGACAACAGTTCGATGGACGGCTATGCCGTGCGCACGGCCGACTGCGCCGCGCCTGGCGCCTTGCTCCAGGTCGCGCAGCGCATTCCCGCCGGAACCGTGGGCACGCCGTTGGCGGCCGGCACGGCGGCGCGCATCTTCACCGGCGCGCAGATTCCCGAAGGCGCGGATGCGGTCGTCATGCAGGAAGACACGCAGGCCGTGCCGCAGGAGGGCGGGCTTGGCGCGGTGCGCATCCAGATCGCTCCCACCGCCGGCCAATGGATTCGCCGCGCTGGCGAAGACGTGGCCTCAGGCGACGTGGTGCTGCGCAAGGGCGAGCGCCTGACGCCCGCCGCGCTCGGGCTCGCCGCGAGCATCGGCTTCGACCGGCTCCAGGTGGCGCGGCGCCCGCGCGTGGCGCTGCTGTCCACCGGCGACGAACTGGTGATGCCCGGCGAAGTCGCACCCGAGGCCATGAAGCCGGGCGCGATCTACAACTCCAACCGCTTTTTCATGCGCGCCCTGCTGCATCGGCTGGGCTGCGAGGTGAACGACCTGGGCATCGTGCCTGACAAGCGCGAAGCCACCATCGAGGCGCTGCGCGGCGCCGCCGAGAGCAGCGACCTGATCATCACCACGGGCGGCGTGTCCGTGGGAGAAGAAGACCACATTAAGGCTGCCGTGCAAGCGCTTGGCGAGCTGCAGCTGTGGTCGCTTTCCATGAAGCCCGGCAAGCCTTTCGCCTACGGTTCGATTCCCAGGGGCGGAGGCGATGCGAAGGGCCGCTGCCACGTGACCGGGCTGCCCGGCAACCCCGTCTCCAGTTTCCTGACCTTTCTGCTGCTCGTGCGGCCCTTTCTGCTGACGCTGCAAGGCGCCACGCGCGTGGCACCCGAACCCGTGCCGATGCGTGCCGACTTCGACTGGCCGCGCGCCGACAAGCGCCGCGAGTTCCTGCGCGCGCGGCGCAACGCGGCCGGCGGACTCGATCTGTTCGCCAACCAGAGCTCGGGCGTGCTCACGTCGATGGTGTGGGGCGACGGTGTCATCGACAACCCGCCCAGCCAGCCCTTCAAGGCCGGCGACACGGTGAAGTTCATTCCCTTGGCCTCGCTGCTCGCCTGA
- a CDS encoding 4-hydroxy-tetrahydrodipicolinate synthase family protein, with the protein MSDGTCKGLGPDWVARASNDGSFPSVDSSKEARVPQSSNPSANPDFSGLWIPLVTPFRGGAVDHTALSALTRRLADDGVAGFVVCASTGEAAALDETEQLAALDTVQAAAGGLPIIMGLSGYHLGKTTAWVRRLAERPLAGLQVPAPHYIRPSQAGLLEWFRAIADASAAPVLVYDIPYRTGATIARETLLTLAEHPRIRGIKDCGGDMAKTRAVIADGRLQVLSGEDHQIFSTVAEGGVGAIAASGHVQTRRFVQVLRLLAENRLAEARAEWQLLQPLIEMLFAEPNPGPLKALLAHSGSMMSDELRSPMTRAPDALRDRLVELNARLSRP; encoded by the coding sequence ATGAGCGACGGAACCTGCAAAGGCCTTGGCCCCGATTGGGTTGCGCGCGCATCGAACGACGGTTCTTTTCCATCGGTCGATTCCTCAAAGGAAGCTCGCGTGCCGCAATCATCAAACCCCTCCGCCAATCCTGATTTCTCGGGTCTCTGGATTCCTCTTGTCACGCCGTTTCGCGGCGGCGCCGTCGACCACACTGCGCTCTCGGCCCTGACACGCCGGCTCGCCGATGACGGCGTGGCGGGCTTCGTGGTCTGCGCCTCGACGGGCGAAGCCGCCGCGCTCGATGAAACGGAACAGCTGGCCGCGCTCGACACGGTGCAAGCCGCCGCAGGCGGGCTGCCGATCATCATGGGCCTGTCGGGATACCACCTGGGCAAGACGACGGCCTGGGTACGGCGGCTCGCCGAACGGCCCCTGGCAGGGCTGCAGGTGCCCGCGCCGCACTACATCCGGCCGTCGCAGGCCGGTCTGCTCGAATGGTTCCGCGCCATTGCCGACGCCAGCGCCGCGCCGGTGCTGGTCTACGACATTCCCTACCGCACCGGCGCGACCATTGCGCGCGAAACACTGCTGACCCTTGCCGAGCACCCGCGCATTCGAGGCATCAAGGATTGCGGCGGCGACATGGCCAAGACACGCGCCGTGATTGCGGACGGCAGGCTTCAGGTGCTGTCCGGCGAAGACCACCAGATCTTCAGTACGGTGGCCGAAGGCGGCGTCGGTGCCATCGCGGCGAGCGGCCATGTGCAGACCCGCCGCTTTGTGCAGGTGCTGCGCCTCTTGGCCGAGAACCGGCTTGCGGAAGCGCGCGCCGAGTGGCAGCTGCTGCAGCCGTTGATAGAGATGCTGTTTGCCGAACCGAACCCGGGGCCGCTGAAGGCGCTGCTGGCGCATAGCGGATCGATGATGAGCGACGAATTGCGTTCGCCGATGACCCGTGCGCCGGATGCCTTGCGCGACCGGCTGGTGGAACTGAACGCCCGGCTCAGCCGCCCGTAA
- the thrC gene encoding threonine synthase, with translation MNYLSTRGHPDRKRFCEILLEGLAPDGGLYLPEHYPQVDTATLAKWRDLPYAELAFEILSLYIDDIPPADLKAICAKTYTPEVFGSEEIVPLRELEDGVYLEALSNGPTLAFKDMAMQLLGNLFEYELARRGAELNILGATSGDTGSAAEYAMRGKKGVRVFMTSPDGRMSPFQQAQMFSLQDENIHNIAITGVFDDCQDIVKAVSNDLGFKRKYRIGTVNSINWARLLAQVVYYFAGYFQATGGNDKPVSFTVPSGNFGNVCAGHVARMMGLPIHTLVVATNENDVLDEFFRTGIYRVRAAADTHETSSPSMDISKASNFERFVFDLVGRDAAKLRSLFVDDLGGQARFDLSGEPAFKQAAERFGFKSSRSMHADRLATIRDTEKRFATLVDPHTADGLKAAREHLTPGVPMVVLETALPIKFAATLVEALGHEPARPARFEGIEALPKRVVKLPADVEAVKAYIAQNCD, from the coding sequence GTGAACTACCTGAGCACCCGCGGGCACCCGGACCGCAAGCGTTTCTGCGAAATCCTGCTTGAAGGCCTCGCGCCGGATGGTGGGCTTTACCTGCCCGAGCACTATCCGCAAGTCGATACCGCCACGCTCGCGAAATGGCGCGACCTGCCGTATGCGGAGCTGGCATTCGAGATTCTCTCGCTCTACATCGACGACATTCCGCCGGCCGACCTGAAAGCCATCTGCGCGAAGACCTACACGCCCGAAGTGTTCGGCAGCGAAGAAATCGTGCCGCTGCGCGAGCTCGAAGACGGCGTGTACCTCGAAGCCCTGTCCAACGGCCCGACGCTGGCCTTCAAGGACATGGCGATGCAGCTGCTCGGCAACCTGTTCGAGTACGAACTGGCGCGCCGCGGCGCGGAGCTCAACATTCTTGGCGCCACCAGCGGCGACACCGGCAGCGCGGCCGAGTACGCCATGCGCGGCAAGAAGGGCGTGCGGGTCTTCATGACCTCGCCGGACGGCCGCATGAGCCCCTTCCAGCAGGCGCAGATGTTCAGCCTGCAAGACGAGAACATCCACAACATTGCCATCACCGGCGTGTTCGACGACTGCCAGGACATCGTCAAGGCGGTGTCGAACGATCTGGGCTTCAAGCGCAAGTACCGCATCGGCACGGTCAACTCGATCAACTGGGCGCGCCTGCTCGCGCAGGTCGTCTACTACTTTGCCGGCTACTTCCAGGCCACGGGGGGCAACGACAAGCCGGTGAGCTTCACCGTGCCGTCGGGCAACTTCGGCAATGTGTGCGCAGGCCACGTGGCGCGCATGATGGGCCTGCCGATCCACACGCTGGTGGTTGCCACCAACGAGAACGACGTGCTCGACGAGTTCTTCCGCACCGGCATCTACCGCGTGCGCGCGGCGGCCGATACGCACGAAACCTCGAGCCCTTCGATGGACATCAGCAAGGCCAGCAACTTCGAGCGCTTTGTGTTCGACCTGGTAGGCCGCGATGCCGCCAAGTTGCGCTCCCTCTTCGTCGACGATCTGGGTGGCCAGGCCCGCTTCGACCTGAGCGGCGAACCTGCATTCAAGCAGGCGGCAGAACGCTTCGGCTTCAAGAGCAGCCGCAGCATGCACGCCGACCGGCTCGCGACCATTCGCGACACCGAGAAGCGCTTTGCCACGCTGGTCGATCCGCACACGGCCGACGGCCTGAAGGCTGCGCGCGAGCACCTCACGCCAGGCGTGCCGATGGTGGTGCTCGAGACCGCGCTGCCGATCAAGTTTGCCGCCACCCTGGTGGAAGCACTCGGCCATGAGCCGGCGCGTCCGGCCAGGTTCGAAGGCATCGAGGCGCTGCCCAAGCGCGTGGTCAAGCTTCCGGCCGATGTGGAGGCCGTGAAGGCCTACATCGCCCAGAACTGCGACTGA